TACCGCCAAGTTTATCGTGTCCGGGTAAATCGAGAGCTGCGACGATAGCCAACCGAAGTAGGGACCATATATATCGCGCTCTGACGTGTCGTAGAGATCGGAAAATTCGCCGAAACTCTTGTGGCTCAGCGACACCCAAACGCCCCAGGTAAAGGGTTCCGAACTCCCCTGTACAGGGATCTCGATAAGTCCACGTGCGAAGAAATATTCGCCATCTATAACGCACAGATCGGTCGTCAACTCACACCGAGCACTGCGTTGCTCTTCAGGCATTCCAAGGTAATAACTTGGCGCGTCGGTGGAAAAACTCGGCATGCCTTCATGCCATTCGTCACAAGCTGCACACTTAAAACGAAACATGCCGTCTCCACCCCCCCCTCAATTCACATGCACACGCCAACCTTTTAAATAAGGCATAATATCCCTGCCCTAGCTGTCCAGTGTTTTTTACCGTCCCATCAATTTCGAAAGACACTTTTTTGCTGAACATTGAGTACTAAGCACGCACCTTCGAGGCCCGCTTCTGGCGTAAACTTGACATCAAGGAACACCCCAAAACCTCCTTGGTCCCAAACACAAAAAAGGCCGGTCCCGCCAGACCGGCCTTTCGCCTATCCTTTACCCCAGCCTCAGGCCAGCGTAGCGGATACTTCTGTTGCCGTGCGCATGGCGTGGCTGTAGGGGCAGACGATGTGGGCGGCGGCGACGAGCTTTTCACCGGTTTCGCGGTCGATTCCCGGCAGGTCAACGCTGATCGACACTTCGATGCCGAAACCGGTGCCGTCTTCGCGCGGGCCGATACCGACCGTGGCAGTGACCTTGGCGTCTTCAGGCACCTTGACCTTCTGCTGACCAGCGGCAAACTTCAGCGCGCCGAGGAAGCAGGCGGAATAGCCGGCGGCAAACAGCTGCTCGGGATTGGTGCCGGTGGCGCCATTGCCGCCCAATTCCTTCGGCGTCGTCAGCGTTACATCCAGAACGCCATTTTCGCTGACGGCGCGGCCTTCGCGACCACCGGTTGCAGATGCCTTGGTTGTGTAGAGAATAGCCATGAGAGTCTCTCCTTTTTGAAAACTGGTCGTTTTGGTTGGTTGAAGGCCGGAACATCCGCGCCAGCCGCTGCGTCTGCACTCTTGGTATCACGCAATTTAATTGTACGCAATTATTTTTTGCACATTGCATTTTTATGACAAGGCTGGGAGAATGGCAGCTTGCAATGCCCAAAGGACAGGTGACATGGACAAGACGGATCTGGTGCTGGACAAGCAGCTGTGCTTTGCGCTTTACGGCGCATCGCTGGCACTGACGCGCACCTATAAGCCGCTGCTGGAGCCGCTTGGCCTGACCTATCCGCAATATCTTGTGATGATGGTGCTGTGGGAAACCGACCATCTGGCGGTCAAGGCGCTGGGTGAGCGGCTGGGGCTGGACAGCGGCACGCTGTCGCCACTGTTGAAACGGCTGGAACAGACCGGCTACGTCACCCGCCAACGCCAAAGCCAGGATGAGCGGCAGGTGACCGTTTCGCTCACCGCCACAGGCGCTGCCCTACAGGACAAGGCTCTCGGCGTGATGGCGGCCATCGGCTCGGCCACTGGCTGTAGCCTGGAAGAGATCGCGGCGCTGCGCGATCAATTGCAGGATTTGCGCGGCAAGCTGAATGCCGCCGCGCAGGACTCTTGATCCCTATTGCAGGACGATGATCCGCGCCTTGTTCGGCACGCGGTCATAGAGGTCGATAATGTCCTGGTTCATCAACCGCACACAGCCCGACGACATCGCCTTGCCGATCGAGTTCCATTCCGGCGAGCCATGCAGTCGGTAAAGCGTGTCCTGGCCGTTCTGGAAGATGTAGAGCGCGCGTGCGCCCAGCGGGTTCATCAGGCCCGGCGCCATGCCGCCATTGGCGGAGGAATATTTGGCCAGTTGTGGTTGGCGGGCGACCATTTCATCCGGCGGCGTCCATTTTGGCCATTTCTGCCGCCATTGAATCACGCCTTCGCCCTGCCAGGCAAAGCCCTCACGGCCAATGCCGACGCCGTAGCGCATGGCGGTGCCGCCCTGTTCCACCAGATAGAGGAAGCGGTTGGGCGTATCGACAACGATTGAGCCCGCCGGATAGCCGGTCGGGTCGCTGACGCGCTGGCGATAGTAGCGCGGCGGAATCTGCTGGTAAGGAATGGCCGGGATGACGAAGCCGCCATCAACCACTTCGCCATACATGGCGTCCAGTTCCGGTGTGGATGGGGCCATAAGGCCCGTGGGCTGCACCATGCCGCCCAGCGACCCCTGTTCATAGACCGGAGGGCGATAGGACGAGGCGCAACTGGACAGAAGAGCTGCCGCTCCAAGGCCGGAAAAAGAGAGAAAGGCACGGCGGGAAAAATCGGGGCTTGTCATATACGGTGGTACATCCTGCTGGTCAGCAGCGCACAAGCGCACGCTACGCGGTTTTGTTCCGCTAGATCCTATCTACAGGGAATTACCCGAATTTCACCGCCAATAGCGCACACACACGTTCACATTTGCGCCATTGCGTGTCGTTCCGGCAACAGGCCGGTAGGCGGACCCACAACCGTGGCAGTCTATAGCCTTACATCACCACGATCTCGGCCTTGTCCCGCACACGGGAATAAAGATCAATCACATCCTGATTGAACATCCGCA
This region of Agrobacterium vitis genomic DNA includes:
- a CDS encoding DUF2199 domain-containing protein, which translates into the protein MFRFKCAACDEWHEGMPSFSTDAPSYYLGMPEEQRSARCELTTDLCVIDGEYFFARGLIEIPVQGSSEPFTWGVWVSLSHKSFGEFSDLYDTSERDIYGPYFGWLSSQLSIYPDTINLAVEVHLRNNGVKPSIVLESSNHPLSIEQRNGMSIERVAEIYAAYMRK
- a CDS encoding organic hydroperoxide resistance protein; amino-acid sequence: MAILYTTKASATGGREGRAVSENGVLDVTLTTPKELGGNGATGTNPEQLFAAGYSACFLGALKFAAGQQKVKVPEDAKVTATVGIGPREDGTGFGIEVSISVDLPGIDRETGEKLVAAAHIVCPYSHAMRTATEVSATLA
- a CDS encoding MarR family winged helix-turn-helix transcriptional regulator; translation: MDKTDLVLDKQLCFALYGASLALTRTYKPLLEPLGLTYPQYLVMMVLWETDHLAVKALGERLGLDSGTLSPLLKRLEQTGYVTRQRQSQDERQVTVSLTATGAALQDKALGVMAAIGSATGCSLEEIAALRDQLQDLRGKLNAAAQDS
- a CDS encoding L,D-transpeptidase, with the protein product MTSPDFSRRAFLSFSGLGAAALLSSCASSYRPPVYEQGSLGGMVQPTGLMAPSTPELDAMYGEVVDGGFVIPAIPYQQIPPRYYRQRVSDPTGYPAGSIVVDTPNRFLYLVEQGGTAMRYGVGIGREGFAWQGEGVIQWRQKWPKWTPPDEMVARQPQLAKYSSANGGMAPGLMNPLGARALYIFQNGQDTLYRLHGSPEWNSIGKAMSSGCVRLMNQDIIDLYDRVPNKARIIVLQ